The following proteins come from a genomic window of Ictalurus furcatus strain D&B chromosome 14, Billie_1.0, whole genome shotgun sequence:
- the LOC128617869 gene encoding short transient receptor potential channel 7: protein MPCSKLGQILRSPFMKFVAHAVSFTIFLGLLVLNASDRFEGVKNLPNETITDHPRQVFRVKTTQFSWTELLIMKWVLGMIWSECKEIWTDGPREYVMHLWNVLDFGMLSIFVASFTARFMAFLKASKAQLYIDLHVPNHDISNASLPADIAYFTYGEGTTLHKRFKLTMVGGCL, encoded by the exons CTGGGTCAGATTCTTCGCAGTCCCTTTATGAAGTTTGTGGCTCATGCTGTCTCCTTCACCATCTTCTTGGGTCTTCTGGTGCTGAACGCTTCAGACCGTTTTGAGGGAGTAAAGAATCTCCCCAATGAGACCATCACAGATCACCCACGTCAGGTGTTCAGGGTCAAAACCACTCAGTTCTCCTGGACAGAACTCCTCATCATGAAATGGGTGCTGG gtaTGATCTGGTCAGAGTGTAAAGAAATTTGGACTGATGGTCCACGTGAGTATGTCATGCACCTCTGGAATGTTCTGGACTTCGGCATGTTGTCCATCTTTGTCGCGTCCTTCACAGCTCGCTTCATGGCTTTCCTGAAGGCATCTAAAGCACAACTTTACATAGATCTCCATGTGCCCAATCATGACATCAGCAACGCTTCACTTCCTGCCGACATCGCCTACTTCACATATGGTGAGGGCACCACTCTACATAAGAGATTCAAATTAACTATGGTGGGGGGATGTCTGTAA